A stretch of Janibacter endophyticus DNA encodes these proteins:
- a CDS encoding SCO6880 family protein, which produces MATIYSDYSRARLGFIFGFSGWQVSVVALTFLPIAGAVSVGAWRSVALFGVLWLAVSALTLTPVRGRSAVGWLHAALTFAFGGLTGWTSFRAKATSGKTDNLDEPDLPGVLQGVTIHDGPPQGATFSRIAIIQDHRARTWALTAAIVHPGIGLSEAEVRERHGHGLSELIDLAARTEMIDEILFLVRTVPEDGAERNQWIARHRRADGPSVARRINDEIQANLTRASVRSEAFVTFVVPEGRLARDAKESGGGLDGRARVLYSLAGELEAQLRGGMGMTSVNWLTSPELALACRTGFAPGDRATIIDALAEKESNPEVNAEVPWAMAGPSGADPVARHYSHDAWNSISSTIKLPAKGALMGSLAGVLTPTEPGERRSFTVAYPILSQAAAQRQSATSEWAADIGEELNNRARRKQRASSRAEAEKVRGLDAKIARGNALTRPYAVCTVTVPKTQRVAGFGRNLDASIRRAGFAPLRLDLAQDVAFAATNVPLGVSLTRKAN; this is translated from the coding sequence ATGGCCACCATCTACTCGGACTACTCACGAGCTCGTCTGGGCTTCATCTTCGGCTTCTCCGGCTGGCAGGTGAGCGTGGTCGCGCTGACCTTCCTGCCCATCGCGGGAGCGGTCAGTGTCGGCGCGTGGCGTTCGGTCGCCCTGTTCGGCGTCCTCTGGCTGGCCGTCAGCGCGCTGACCCTGACCCCCGTGCGGGGGCGGTCCGCGGTGGGCTGGCTGCACGCCGCACTGACCTTCGCGTTCGGTGGGCTGACCGGCTGGACGAGCTTCCGCGCGAAGGCGACGAGCGGCAAGACCGACAACCTCGACGAGCCGGACCTGCCGGGGGTGCTCCAAGGGGTGACAATCCACGACGGCCCGCCTCAGGGCGCGACGTTCTCTCGGATCGCCATCATCCAGGACCACCGTGCCCGTACCTGGGCGTTGACCGCAGCCATCGTTCACCCCGGCATCGGGCTCTCCGAGGCCGAGGTCAGAGAGCGTCACGGCCATGGGCTGAGCGAGCTGATCGACCTCGCAGCCCGCACCGAGATGATCGACGAGATCCTCTTCCTGGTTCGGACCGTCCCCGAGGACGGGGCCGAACGCAACCAGTGGATCGCCCGGCACCGCCGAGCAGACGGACCCTCCGTCGCCCGCAGGATCAACGACGAGATCCAGGCCAACCTCACCCGGGCCAGCGTGCGCAGCGAGGCCTTCGTGACCTTCGTCGTCCCCGAGGGCCGGCTCGCCCGAGACGCCAAGGAGTCAGGCGGTGGCCTCGACGGCCGGGCCAGGGTGCTCTACAGCCTCGCGGGCGAGCTCGAGGCCCAGCTGCGCGGAGGCATGGGCATGACGAGCGTGAACTGGCTGACCAGCCCCGAGCTGGCGCTGGCCTGCCGCACAGGGTTCGCGCCGGGGGACCGGGCCACGATCATCGACGCCCTCGCCGAGAAGGAGTCCAACCCGGAGGTCAACGCCGAGGTCCCGTGGGCCATGGCCGGCCCCTCCGGCGCCGACCCTGTCGCCCGGCACTACAGCCACGACGCCTGGAACTCGATCTCCTCGACGATCAAGCTCCCCGCCAAGGGGGCGTTGATGGGCTCCCTGGCGGGTGTCCTGACGCCCACCGAGCCCGGAGAGCGCCGCAGCTTCACGGTCGCCTACCCGATCCTGTCCCAGGCAGCAGCCCAGCGGCAGAGTGCCACCAGCGAGTGGGCAGCCGACATCGGTGAGGAGCTGAACAACCGGGCCCGGCGCAAGCAGCGGGCCAGCTCCCGCGCCGAGGCCGAGAAGGTCCGCGGACTCGACGCCAAGATCGCCCGAGGCAACGCACTGACCCGGCCCTACGCGGTCTGCACCGTCACCGTGCCCAAGACCCAACGAGTGGCCGGTTTCGGCCGCAACCTCGACGCCTCGATCCGTCGCGCCGGGTTCGCCCCCCTTCGTCTCGACCTCGCCCAGGACGTGGCCTTCGCCGCCACCAACGTCCCCCTGGGCGTCTCCCTGACCCGAAAGGCCAACTGA
- a CDS encoding LysM peptidoglycan-binding domain-containing protein: MNRAASLVKGLLALATILLLIVGAPALLLLSGVLPDQLPTLEQITAALTSRDETGQVLVAVLIVAAAVLWAAFTYSVLVEAVAAARGIRLAVPKGPAGRPAAALVGAVIAMGASTMTATAAPPAQSLVVAQEATPAVEAAPAAEAKTTEVASPDQAADRGVTVKRHETLWSIADRELGDPTRYREIAALNGLSQPYTITPGQQLLLPGHGPTPVTVEAGDTLAEIAAEHDTTWMALAEANPQITDPDLIHVGETIVVPIAQTQGKGTPTTGTQAKEAADAVREGGAAIHAAAEQDAASSGGEAVGPEVTEKPTPVVPEAAPTAPPSPVAPVPAETTSEDSTADVPLDQIAGIAAFAGGGAVLAAGALTLLRRRRTAQRRHRRPGRAAPIPATELVPIERGVRAAGTDALATLESMDQALRSLAATCADQDRPFPPVAAVELDGSEVIVHLSEPADLPTPWTGEATRWVHDSPGTDQTVPEGEPPLPALVTVGTGARGQVWLLNLEELGAVTITGDADNSADLIRYMAAELAVNDWSQSVRMDLVGVASEIAAIDPGRIHVHEQAAHAAQDLTAHAVGTIDRCADEGTTVADARANQTGDDLWTSCALLVACDDDPAVAQAAQTVATSVGRAGASVVSLSAHDPQDDLATTIEVTADGHLFMPQTGLRLTACALPIDEAHGIVQLLDQGRAQHDEPMPLAASSDADEDWRSMTDASGALREEYTQPRQDHDAAEASSSLLPPDEDEWIAQTATTVEDVERIAPRVTESVRQDLEDRDPDLDEDLERWHSPDCDLPRLSLLGPVTARVGGDARAVLEDSRAYLTELLAYLALRPQGATMAEVREAFGISDGRVRSSIKSLRDWLGTNPRSGKPHLPNAKDSRAAKIRGVGVYQVDDVLVDVDLFRRLRARGQARGEHGLEDLKAALALVEGPPFDQLRAGGWSWLAEGDRPDQQMVCAVTDVAHIVINHAIATNDGPTALATAEAVMAAVPHEEIARLDLVAAMSATGHGNAAGQLRQSVLESSDDALPVDLSERTDRIVRDREWAKEAS; the protein is encoded by the coding sequence GCGCCCCGGCGCTGCTGCTGCTCTCGGGGGTGCTGCCCGACCAGCTCCCGACCCTCGAGCAGATCACCGCCGCCCTGACCAGCCGTGACGAGACCGGGCAGGTGCTCGTCGCTGTCCTGATCGTCGCCGCCGCCGTGCTGTGGGCCGCGTTCACCTACTCCGTCCTCGTCGAGGCGGTCGCGGCAGCACGCGGCATCCGCCTCGCGGTCCCCAAGGGGCCGGCGGGACGCCCCGCGGCCGCGCTGGTCGGCGCGGTCATCGCCATGGGCGCGAGCACGATGACTGCTACCGCCGCACCGCCCGCGCAGTCCCTCGTCGTGGCCCAGGAGGCCACCCCGGCCGTCGAGGCAGCCCCCGCAGCAGAGGCCAAGACGACCGAGGTCGCCTCGCCCGACCAGGCCGCCGACCGTGGGGTGACCGTCAAGCGCCACGAGACGCTGTGGAGTATCGCGGACAGGGAGCTCGGCGACCCGACGCGATACCGCGAGATCGCCGCTCTCAACGGCTTGTCGCAGCCGTACACGATCACGCCCGGCCAGCAGCTCCTCCTGCCCGGCCACGGACCCACCCCCGTTACGGTCGAGGCGGGGGACACTCTGGCCGAGATCGCCGCCGAGCACGACACCACCTGGATGGCGCTGGCCGAGGCCAACCCACAGATCACCGATCCCGACCTGATCCATGTCGGAGAGACCATCGTCGTCCCCATCGCGCAGACGCAGGGAAAGGGCACCCCGACGACGGGAACGCAGGCAAAGGAGGCCGCGGACGCCGTCCGTGAAGGTGGCGCAGCGATTCACGCCGCTGCCGAGCAGGACGCTGCCAGCAGCGGGGGAGAGGCTGTCGGCCCCGAGGTCACCGAGAAGCCCACGCCGGTCGTTCCCGAAGCCGCGCCCACCGCGCCCCCCAGCCCCGTCGCGCCGGTACCGGCAGAGACCACGAGCGAGGACTCGACGGCCGACGTTCCCCTGGATCAGATCGCTGGCATTGCCGCGTTCGCCGGTGGGGGTGCAGTCCTCGCGGCCGGCGCCCTGACCCTCCTTCGTCGCCGCCGCACCGCTCAGCGACGCCACCGACGCCCCGGCCGCGCAGCACCCATCCCCGCCACCGAGCTCGTCCCGATCGAGCGAGGCGTGCGCGCCGCCGGGACTGACGCCCTGGCGACCCTCGAATCCATGGACCAGGCGCTGCGTTCCCTCGCAGCAACATGCGCCGACCAGGACCGGCCGTTCCCCCCGGTGGCCGCCGTCGAGCTCGACGGGTCCGAGGTGATCGTCCACCTGAGCGAACCGGCTGACCTGCCGACCCCGTGGACCGGCGAAGCGACACGGTGGGTTCACGACAGCCCCGGCACGGACCAGACCGTGCCCGAGGGCGAGCCCCCGCTGCCGGCACTGGTCACCGTCGGCACCGGCGCGCGTGGGCAGGTCTGGCTGCTCAACCTCGAAGAGCTCGGAGCCGTGACGATCACCGGAGACGCGGACAACAGCGCCGACCTGATCCGGTACATGGCCGCGGAGCTGGCCGTGAACGACTGGTCCCAGAGCGTTCGGATGGACCTTGTTGGTGTCGCCTCCGAGATCGCTGCCATCGATCCGGGGCGCATCCACGTCCACGAGCAGGCCGCTCACGCCGCCCAGGACCTCACCGCTCACGCCGTCGGCACCATCGACCGTTGCGCCGATGAGGGAACCACCGTCGCGGACGCGCGAGCCAACCAGACCGGGGATGACCTGTGGACCTCCTGCGCCCTGCTCGTGGCCTGCGACGACGACCCCGCCGTGGCCCAGGCCGCGCAGACCGTCGCCACCTCCGTCGGGCGAGCCGGGGCATCCGTGGTCAGCCTCTCTGCGCACGACCCGCAGGACGACCTGGCCACGACCATCGAAGTCACCGCGGACGGGCACCTCTTCATGCCTCAGACCGGGCTGCGGCTGACCGCCTGCGCCCTTCCGATCGACGAAGCGCACGGCATCGTCCAGCTCCTCGACCAGGGACGCGCGCAGCATGACGAGCCGATGCCCCTGGCTGCATCCAGCGACGCCGACGAGGACTGGCGCTCCATGACCGACGCCTCCGGCGCGCTGCGCGAGGAGTACACCCAGCCCCGTCAGGACCACGACGCCGCGGAGGCATCCAGCAGCCTCCTGCCCCCCGACGAGGATGAGTGGATCGCGCAGACCGCCACCACCGTCGAGGACGTCGAAAGGATCGCCCCGCGCGTCACCGAGTCTGTTCGCCAGGACCTCGAGGACCGTGACCCCGACCTGGACGAGGACCTCGAGCGGTGGCACTCCCCGGACTGCGACCTGCCGCGGCTCTCGCTCCTCGGTCCCGTCACGGCGCGAGTCGGCGGCGACGCGCGGGCAGTGCTTGAAGACTCCCGTGCCTACCTCACCGAGCTCCTGGCATACCTCGCTCTGCGTCCGCAGGGCGCAACCATGGCCGAGGTCCGCGAGGCGTTCGGCATCTCCGACGGCCGTGTCCGGTCGAGCATCAAGTCGCTCCGTGACTGGCTTGGCACCAACCCCCGCAGCGGGAAGCCGCACCTGCCCAACGCCAAGGACTCGCGCGCCGCAAAGATCCGCGGCGTCGGCGTGTACCAGGTCGATGACGTCCTGGTCGACGTCGACCTCTTCCGCCGGCTGCGTGCCCGCGGGCAGGCCCGCGGCGAGCACGGGCTCGAGGACCTCAAGGCCGCTCTCGCCCTGGTCGAAGGACCCCCCTTCGACCAGCTCCGTGCAGGTGGCTGGTCCTGGCTGGCCGAAGGAGACCGCCCCGACCAGCAGATGGTGTGCGCGGTCACCGACGTCGCGCACATCGTCATCAACCACGCCATCGCCACCAACGACGGTCCCACCGCCCTGGCCACCGCCGAAGCGGTCATGGCGGCAGTCCCGCACGAAGAGATCGCTCGCCTCGACCTCGTCGCCGCGATGAGCGCCACCGGCCACGGAAACGCCGCTGGTCAGCTCCGCCAGAGCGTCCTCGAAAGCAGCGACGACGCGCTTCCAGTTGATTTGTCCGAACGCACTGACAGGATCGTGCGAGACCGTGAATGGGCCAAGGAGGCCTCATGA